A window from Salvia miltiorrhiza cultivar Shanhuang (shh) chromosome 2, IMPLAD_Smil_shh, whole genome shotgun sequence encodes these proteins:
- the LOC131012093 gene encoding glycolate oxidase 1, whose translation MGEITNVSEYQAIAKEKLPKMAYDYYASGAEDQWTLAENRNAFSRILFRPRILIDVSKIDMTTTVLGFKISMPIMIAPTAFQKMAHPDGEYATARAASAAGTIMTLSSWATSSVEEVASTGPGIRFFQLYVYKDRNVVAQLVRRAERAGFKAIALTVDTPRLGRRESDIKNRFVLPPGLTLKNFEGLNLGKMDQANDSGLASYVAGQIDRTLSWKDVKWLQSITSMPILVKGVLTAEDARIAVQSGAAGIIVSNHGARQLDYVPSTIMALEEVVKGAQGRVPVFLDGGVRRGTDVFKALALGAAGIFIGRPVVFSLAADGEAGIRKVLQMLRDEFELTMALSGCRSLSEITRNHIVTEWDAPRGLPAPRL comes from the exons ATGGGTGAGATCACAAACGTAAGCGAGTACCAGGCTATTGCCAAGGAGAAATTGCCGAAAATGGCGTATGACTATTATGCTTCGGGCGCAGAGGACCAATGGACTCTTGCTGAGAACAGAAATGCATTTTCGAGGATTCT GTTTAGGCCCCGGATTCTGATTGATGTAAGCAAGATCGACATGACTACCACTGTGTTGGGCTTCAAGATCTCTATGCCAATCATGATTGCCCCCACTGCTTTTCAGAAAATGGCTCACCCTGATG GTGAGTATGCAACAGCTAGAGCTGCATCAGCGGCTGGAACTATCATG ACACTGTCGTCGTGGGCCACTTCCAGCGTTGAAGAAGTAGCCTCCACGGGACCTGGCATTAGATTCTTCCAGCTTTAT GTCTACAAGGACAGGAACGTCGTGGCTCAGCTTGTGAGGAGAGCTGAAAGGGCGGGTTTCAAGGCCATTGCACTCACTGTGGACACCCCAAGATTGGGACGCCGTGAATCTGATATCAAGAACAG ATTTGTTTTGCCACCGGGCTTGACACTGAAAAACTTTGAGGGTTTGAACCTCGGGAAGATGGATCAA GCCAATGACTCTGGTCTTGCTTCATATGTTGCTGGTCAAATTGATCGTACATTGAGCTGGAAG GATGTTAAGTGGCTGCAATCAATCACTTCAATGCCAATCTTGGTGAAGGGTGTGCTCACTGCAGAGGATG CAAGGATTGCTGTCCAGAGTGGAGCTGCTGGCATCATCGTCTCCAACCATGGCGCTCGCCAGCTGGACTATGTGCCCTCAACTATCATGGCTTTGGAGGAG GTGGTGAAAGGTGCACAAGGGCGGGTTCCGGTGTTCTTGGACGGAGGTGTCCGCCGTGGAACAGATGTGTTCAAGGCATTGGCACTAGGAGCCGCTGGCATCTTT ATTGGGCGACCGGTGGTGTTCTCGTTGGCTGCGGACGGAGAGGCCGGCATCAGGAAAGTGCTCCAGATGCTGCGCGATGAGTTTGAGCTGACGATGGCGTTGAGTGGTTGCCGCTCGCTTAGTGAGATCACGCGCAACCACATTGTCACTGAGTGGGATGCTCCTCGAGGCCTCCCGGCCCCTAGGTTATAA
- the LOC131012094 gene encoding probable sugar phosphate/phosphate translocator At3g14410 isoform X1, producing MADRYTKWMKEEFKTYAYILIYIALSSGQIFFNKWVLSSKEMNFPYPLGLTLLHMIFSSVLCFVVTKVLKIMKVEEGMTLDIYIWSVVPIGGMFAMTLWLGNTAYLYISVAFAQMLKAIMPVAVFVLGVLAGLEVMNTRMLLIMSVISFGVLVASYGEISISWIGVVYQMGGVVGEALRLIFMEIFVKRKGLKLNPISMMYYVSPCSAVCLLIPWIFLEMPKMDARGTWSFKQPLILILNSLCTFALNISVFLVISHTSALTIRVAGVVKDWVVVLLSALIFADTTLTPINLFGYAVAIAGVAAYNNHKLKKEASRVAPNEPAE from the exons ATGGCGGATCGGTATACGAAATGGATGAAGGAAGAGTTCAAAACATATGCCTACATTCTCATCTACATCGCCCTCTCCAGCGGCCAGATATTCTTTAACAAG TGGGTTTTATCATCAAAGGAAATGAATTTCCCTTATCCTCTTGGATTAACGCTGCTTCACATGATATTCTCATCTGTTCTATGTTTTGTGGTTACCAAAGTTCTCAAG ATCATGAAAGTTGAGGAAGGAATGACTTTGGATAT ATACATATGGTCTGTTGTCCCAATTGGTGGGATGTTTGCTATGACACTTTGGCTTGGGAACACTGCTTACCTCTACATATCTGTTGCCTTTGCTCAAATGCTAAAAGCAATCA TGCCAGTCGCTGTTTTCGTTCTTGGGGTATTAGCAGGACTTGAAGTGATGAATACCAGGATGCTTCTGATAATGTCAGTTATCAGTTTTGGGGTACTCGTAGCATCTTATGGAGAAATAAGTATCAGTTGGATTGGTGTTGTTTACCAAATGGGAGGTGTGGTTGGGGAAGCCCTCAGGCTGATATTCATGGAGATTTTTGTGAAACGGAAAGGATTAAAACTAAACCCAATTTCCATGATGTACTATGTTAGCCCCTGCAG TGCTGTTTGCCTATTAATCCCATGGATCTTCCTGGAGATGCCTAAGATGGATGCACGGGGGACATGGAGCTTCAAACAACCTCTTATTCTCATACTGAATTCTCTCTGCACTTTTGCACTCAATATTTCAGTTTTTCTCGTCATTTCACATACAAGTGCTTTGACCATTCGCGTGGCTGGTGTTGTCAAGGACTGGGTTGTAGTTCTACTATCAGCACTCATTTTTGCTGATACGACACTGACACCTATCAATCTCTTTGGTTATGCTGTTG CAATTGCTGGGGTAGCAGCATACAATAACCACAAGCTGAAGAAGGAAGCTTCCCGAGTTGCTCCAAACGAGCCTGCTGAATGA
- the LOC131012094 gene encoding probable sugar phosphate/phosphate translocator At3g14410 isoform X2, whose protein sequence is MCLIEVWVLSSKEMNFPYPLGLTLLHMIFSSVLCFVVTKVLKIMKVEEGMTLDIYIWSVVPIGGMFAMTLWLGNTAYLYISVAFAQMLKAIMPVAVFVLGVLAGLEVMNTRMLLIMSVISFGVLVASYGEISISWIGVVYQMGGVVGEALRLIFMEIFVKRKGLKLNPISMMYYVSPCSAVCLLIPWIFLEMPKMDARGTWSFKQPLILILNSLCTFALNISVFLVISHTSALTIRVAGVVKDWVVVLLSALIFADTTLTPINLFGYAVAIAGVAAYNNHKLKKEASRVAPNEPAE, encoded by the exons ATGTGCCTGATTGAAGtg TGGGTTTTATCATCAAAGGAAATGAATTTCCCTTATCCTCTTGGATTAACGCTGCTTCACATGATATTCTCATCTGTTCTATGTTTTGTGGTTACCAAAGTTCTCAAG ATCATGAAAGTTGAGGAAGGAATGACTTTGGATAT ATACATATGGTCTGTTGTCCCAATTGGTGGGATGTTTGCTATGACACTTTGGCTTGGGAACACTGCTTACCTCTACATATCTGTTGCCTTTGCTCAAATGCTAAAAGCAATCA TGCCAGTCGCTGTTTTCGTTCTTGGGGTATTAGCAGGACTTGAAGTGATGAATACCAGGATGCTTCTGATAATGTCAGTTATCAGTTTTGGGGTACTCGTAGCATCTTATGGAGAAATAAGTATCAGTTGGATTGGTGTTGTTTACCAAATGGGAGGTGTGGTTGGGGAAGCCCTCAGGCTGATATTCATGGAGATTTTTGTGAAACGGAAAGGATTAAAACTAAACCCAATTTCCATGATGTACTATGTTAGCCCCTGCAG TGCTGTTTGCCTATTAATCCCATGGATCTTCCTGGAGATGCCTAAGATGGATGCACGGGGGACATGGAGCTTCAAACAACCTCTTATTCTCATACTGAATTCTCTCTGCACTTTTGCACTCAATATTTCAGTTTTTCTCGTCATTTCACATACAAGTGCTTTGACCATTCGCGTGGCTGGTGTTGTCAAGGACTGGGTTGTAGTTCTACTATCAGCACTCATTTTTGCTGATACGACACTGACACCTATCAATCTCTTTGGTTATGCTGTTG CAATTGCTGGGGTAGCAGCATACAATAACCACAAGCTGAAGAAGGAAGCTTCCCGAGTTGCTCCAAACGAGCCTGCTGAATGA
- the LOC131012096 gene encoding uncharacterized protein LOC131012096 isoform X1, with amino-acid sequence MVSVVPREASIGRRAARAHRDICRKPPRLEQHQRSSPPGIDRMSNVVDSRVRNEQRGILKHFSSSPLGKLSTEDGKPNVDVLKKIFKRIDDDDDGKHFTHRNREQMRSILLWL; translated from the exons ATGGTATCCGTTGTACCTCGCGAAGCAAGTATCGGACGACGCGCCGCTAGGGCTCACCGCGACATCTGCCGCAAACCGCCGCGGCTCGAGCAGCACCAGCGGTCGTCGCCGCCAG GAATCGACCGAATGTCGAACGTTGTCGATTCGAGGGTGAGAAATGAGCAAAGAG GAATCCTAAAGCATTTTAGTTCAAGTCCTTTGGGGAAGCTTAGCACAGAAGATGGAAAACCTAATGTTGATGTATTAAAGAA GATCTTTAAAAGGattgatgatgacgatgatggaAAACATTTCACGCATAGAAATAGGGAGCAAATGCGATCTATTTTGCTTTGGTTGTAG
- the LOC131012096 gene encoding uncharacterized protein LOC131012096 isoform X2 codes for MVSVVPREASIGRRAARAHRDICRKPPRLEQHQRSSPPGIDRMSNVVDSRVRNEQRGILKHFSSSPLGKLSTEDGKPNVDVLKNKCDLFWGSEQSRR; via the exons ATGGTATCCGTTGTACCTCGCGAAGCAAGTATCGGACGACGCGCCGCTAGGGCTCACCGCGACATCTGCCGCAAACCGCCGCGGCTCGAGCAGCACCAGCGGTCGTCGCCGCCAG GAATCGACCGAATGTCGAACGTTGTCGATTCGAGGGTGAGAAATGAGCAAAGAG GAATCCTAAAGCATTTTAGTTCAAGTCCTTTGGGGAAGCTTAGCACAGAAGATGGAAAACCTAATGTTGATGTATTAAAGAA CAAATGTGATCTATTTTGGGGATCAGAGCAGAGCAG AAGGTGA